One Spirochaetota bacterium DNA window includes the following coding sequences:
- a CDS encoding HDIG domain-containing protein — protein MKTEVLLSLPFVQDILNNEDFKSLQNYIHHGTTTCYQHTLEVAQLAYRLASLLKLDYVAATRGALLHDFFMYNWRTGGPRLHGFRHPRIALNNSLKYFILSKKEMDSILRHMWPLTPLPPRYPESWIVTIADKIVSIKDYSNYLRVTITEAFSTIKVALAKIAVAIALVVQSWR, from the coding sequence ATGAAGACTGAAGTACTATTATCATTGCCATTTGTACAGGACATACTCAATAATGAAGATTTCAAGTCATTACAAAATTATATACATCACGGCACAACAACATGCTATCAGCACACACTAGAAGTTGCACAGCTTGCATATAGACTGGCTTCCTTATTAAAATTGGACTATGTTGCAGCAACCCGTGGTGCATTGCTGCACGATTTTTTCATGTACAACTGGCGCACCGGTGGTCCCCGTCTTCATGGATTCAGACATCCTCGCATTGCACTCAACAATTCGCTAAAATATTTTATACTCTCCAAAAAAGAGATGGACAGCATACTGCGTCATATGTGGCCTCTTACTCCACTTCCTCCTCGTTATCCCGAATCTTGGATTGTAACTATTGCTGATAAAATAGTATCAATCAAGGACTACAGTAACTACCTGCGCGTAACAATAACAGAGGCCTTTTCAACAATAAAAGTTGCCCTGGCAAAGATTGCGGTTGCTATTGCCCTCGTAGTGCAATCATGGCGGTAA